In Bacillus sp. Marseille-Q1617, a genomic segment contains:
- a CDS encoding LPXTG cell wall anchor domain-containing protein, protein MNITTWLAAAIILLLLIIFGLLILLRKRKKMYEKRLGEIEREAVMSLDRVEYNLKGNKE, encoded by the coding sequence ATGAATATCACTACATGGCTGGCAGCGGCCATCATCTTACTATTGTTGATCATCTTTGGATTATTAATTTTATTGAGGAAAAGAAAGAAAATGTATGAAAAACGATTAGGAGAAATTGAAAGAGAAGCCGTGATGAGTTTGGACCGCGTTGAATATAACCTGAAAGGTAATAAAGAGTGA
- a CDS encoding glycosyltransferase family 2 protein gives MDILITVFFILSVTFPVLHLYHCLPIFREADERSTRNPAIKRWMIEHGHEEEQGLSILIPCYNETGIVETSVKSMASLPYSEMEVIYINDGSTDDTMGYLDRLLELEACSMTPGGNLTHEEVKGTYRSRLYPRFYVVDKMNGGKADALNAGIEYSNHDITITLDADTILDESALHAVNDTFKDDHVVAAGGMVHVLQTKPNDSSKRLSLRDANMLLRVQVLDFLKAFYISKLSLVRFKALAVISGAFGIFRKQALLDVGGYRNTIGEDIDITLRIHKLIAKNKKLRIRFISEAVGYTELPETWGDLTKQRLRWQKAYVDCVIHFSSFFGKTLFSKAVSFFYIFEAFLVGTVASYIMTGIVIVNMIYDPQNTYLNYLFFYMFWIFVFGVIYDLVAIRQGKRYGFSFSLKDGFRLAGAILFDIFIYRFVTMYFVMYGSISYFFNKKWNKVSRTGRKYNEEGTKPAA, from the coding sequence TTGGATATATTAATTACCGTGTTTTTTATTCTTAGTGTTACGTTTCCAGTGCTTCATTTATATCATTGCCTGCCCATTTTCCGTGAGGCTGACGAAAGGTCTACACGGAATCCTGCAATTAAGCGGTGGATGATCGAGCATGGGCATGAAGAGGAGCAAGGCTTGAGCATATTAATCCCATGCTACAACGAAACAGGGATTGTGGAAACGTCGGTTAAAAGTATGGCTTCCCTGCCTTATTCGGAAATGGAGGTCATTTATATCAATGACGGATCAACAGATGACACAATGGGCTACCTGGACCGATTGCTTGAATTGGAGGCTTGTTCAATGACTCCGGGCGGTAACCTGACTCACGAAGAAGTGAAGGGGACTTATAGGTCCAGGCTCTACCCTCGCTTCTATGTCGTCGATAAGATGAATGGGGGTAAAGCGGATGCTCTAAATGCTGGTATTGAGTACTCGAATCATGACATAACCATCACCTTGGATGCAGACACGATCTTGGACGAGAGCGCGTTACATGCTGTAAATGATACATTTAAAGACGATCATGTTGTTGCTGCCGGCGGAATGGTCCATGTTCTTCAAACAAAGCCGAATGATTCTTCCAAACGCTTGTCGCTGAGGGATGCAAATATGTTGCTGCGGGTCCAAGTGCTGGATTTCTTGAAAGCATTCTATATTTCAAAGTTGTCGTTGGTCCGTTTTAAAGCATTGGCGGTCATTTCAGGTGCTTTTGGCATTTTTAGAAAACAAGCCCTTCTAGATGTCGGAGGTTACCGTAATACGATAGGGGAAGACATCGATATCACCCTGCGCATTCACAAACTGATAGCAAAAAATAAAAAGTTGCGTATTCGTTTCATCTCGGAGGCAGTGGGTTACACCGAGCTGCCGGAAACATGGGGAGATCTGACAAAGCAGCGTTTACGCTGGCAAAAGGCGTACGTAGATTGCGTCATTCACTTCAGTTCCTTTTTTGGGAAAACCTTATTTTCCAAGGCTGTCTCATTTTTTTATATCTTTGAAGCGTTTCTCGTCGGGACGGTTGCTTCGTACATAATGACAGGGATTGTCATCGTCAATATGATTTACGATCCTCAGAATACGTATTTAAACTATCTGTTTTTTTATATGTTTTGGATTTTCGTGTTTGGAGTAATATACGATCTAGTAGCAATTCGTCAAGGAAAGCGTTATGGATTTTCCTTTTCCCTAAAGGATGGTTTTCGGTTAGCAGGAGCTATTCTTTTTGATATATTCATCTATCGATTTGTCACGATGTATTTTGTCATGTATGGGAGTATTTCGTACTTCTTCAATAAAAAGTGGAACAAGGTTTCAAGGACAGGAAGAAAATATAATGAAGAAGGTACGAAACCTGCAGCATAG
- a CDS encoding DUF1510 family protein, whose amino-acid sequence MGKKLLLITLTSTTVFILGVVSLTFQFVTSTGASMNEDFEQNGKYKERSDDISLADGDPLSILLMGVDSRPGEESGRADTMVLMTINPHSNSIHMVSIPRDTHIRINGGLDKINSSYQVGGPGMTIQSVETLLDVPVDYFIEVNMKGFEGIVNAYGGVEVNNDLEFTDKHVHFPKGEIKLDGKEALIYARMRKKDPRGDFGRQKRQRQVIEALMQKGESIASVTKFRDIINVLQHNVKTNMNPLEMWNIQANYKSARETIEAHKIEGKDKTFKGTYYYMPDKKNLNSISLTLKEHLELIPNSTEADQSRSSKKEDADNKKPDNQKSSVHKKERFRTEQETEIKDPETERSSQTADHGPDEEETDKNSKETGEQPNVKRVINNDWMPIPTNQTTHTKVTFEEGSLDWEEMKAAIAKGADLSTNDMILWWVEGKGVNRVTATVTNKAQTDNYRVYVEWIEGRGYAPVKVEELYENDQRHH is encoded by the coding sequence ATGGGTAAAAAATTACTTCTGATCACGTTAACCTCTACAACGGTTTTTATTCTGGGGGTAGTGAGTCTGACCTTCCAGTTTGTGACTTCAACAGGAGCAAGCATGAACGAAGATTTTGAACAGAACGGAAAATACAAAGAACGCTCGGATGATATCAGCCTGGCCGATGGTGATCCCCTTTCAATCCTTTTGATGGGGGTCGACTCCCGTCCGGGTGAAGAGAGCGGGAGAGCCGATACGATGGTCCTGATGACAATCAATCCTCACTCCAACTCGATCCATATGGTCAGCATACCCAGGGATACGCACATAAGGATTAATGGTGGATTAGATAAAATAAACAGTTCCTATCAAGTCGGAGGGCCCGGGATGACGATTCAGTCTGTCGAAACCCTCCTTGATGTCCCTGTTGATTATTTCATCGAAGTAAATATGAAAGGGTTTGAAGGCATTGTCAATGCATATGGGGGAGTGGAAGTGAACAATGACCTGGAGTTTACGGATAAACATGTACACTTTCCAAAAGGCGAGATTAAACTGGATGGTAAAGAAGCATTGATTTATGCCCGCATGAGAAAGAAGGATCCAAGGGGTGACTTTGGGCGTCAGAAGCGTCAGCGTCAAGTTATTGAAGCTTTGATGCAGAAAGGGGAGAGTATTGCTTCCGTCACGAAATTCCGTGATATTATCAATGTTCTTCAACATAACGTTAAAACGAATATGAACCCACTCGAAATGTGGAATATTCAAGCCAATTATAAGAGTGCAAGAGAAACCATTGAAGCTCACAAGATAGAAGGTAAAGATAAAACATTTAAAGGGACTTATTATTATATGCCGGATAAAAAGAACCTCAACTCTATTTCACTCACGCTGAAAGAACATTTAGAACTGATACCCAATAGTACAGAGGCAGATCAAAGTCGTTCAAGCAAAAAGGAAGATGCTGATAATAAGAAACCTGATAATCAAAAGTCATCTGTTCATAAAAAGGAACGATTCAGAACTGAGCAAGAGACTGAGATAAAAGACCCTGAAACGGAAAGGTCTTCTCAAACAGCCGATCATGGTCCTGATGAAGAAGAGACAGACAAAAACTCAAAGGAAACCGGCGAGCAGCCGAATGTAAAAAGAGTCATCAATAATGACTGGATGCCTATACCTACGAATCAAACAACTCATACAAAGGTGACGTTCGAAGAGGGGTCCCTGGATTGGGAAGAAATGAAAGCCGCAATAGCCAAGGGCGCTGACTTATCAACAAACGATATGATTCTTTGGTGGGTGGAAGGTAAAGGGGTAAATCGAGTCACGGCTACCGTGACGAATAAAGCCCAGACAGATAATTACAGGGTTTATGTAGAGTGGATTGAGGGAAGAGGCTACGCACCTGTAAAGGTGGAAGAACTGTATGAAAATGATCAAAGGCATCACTGA
- a CDS encoding glycogen/starch/alpha-glucan phosphorylase, whose translation MFSDHNEFKEMFLKKLEMMYGKTFPESTSQDQFFALGHLIREYISMNWIHTNEQYRFNKKKQVYYLSIEFLLGRLLRQNLMNLGIYEVVDQGLKDLGIDLSDIEEIEHDAGLGNGGLGRLAACFLDSLASLNLPGHGYGIRYKHGLFEQKIVNGFQMELPEQWLRHGHVWEVRKSDLTVEVPFWGKVESSTENGVLKFRHVDAELVSAVPYDMPVVGHETSTVNTLRLWSAEPAAYKAGKDLMKYKRETEAITEFLYPDDTHDEGKILRLKQQYFLVSASIRSIIDSYIYRYGDLRDLHEYVSIHINDTHPVLAIPELMRVLLDEYEFDWEEAWDITTKTFAYTNHTTLSEALEKWPVRIFQPLLPRIFMIVNEINERFCRELWKEYPGEWKRIEDMAIISHGEVKMAHLAIVGSFSVNGVAKIHTEILKQREMNLFYQYYPDKFNSKTNGITHRRWLMNSNPPLSKLITSAIGDDWIHQPVKLKDLEKYKSDASFLQDLYKVKQMNKERLARRILENNGMKVDPHSIFDIQVKRLHAYKRQLLNVLHILHLYNRCLEDPHFDFHPRTFIFGAKASPGYFYAKKIIKLIHSVADLVNDHPVVKGRIKVVFLENYRVSLAEEIIPAADLSQQISTASKEASGTGNMKFMMNGALTLGTLDGANIEILEQVGEDNIFIFGLTAEEVMNYQKQGGYYAMEYFHHDPRIKKVLNQLVDDTLPGADDHFETIYDSLLGENDQFFVLRDFDSYVRIQEEAGKAYGKREEWSRMCLHNIANSGYFSSDRTIEEYSREIWKIVEGSLMR comes from the coding sequence ATGTTTTCTGATCACAACGAATTTAAAGAGATGTTCCTTAAGAAACTTGAAATGATGTACGGAAAAACATTTCCGGAGTCCACCTCTCAGGATCAATTCTTCGCATTGGGGCATTTGATCCGGGAATACATCAGCATGAACTGGATTCATACGAACGAGCAGTATCGTTTTAATAAAAAGAAGCAGGTGTATTATTTATCCATTGAATTCCTGCTTGGGCGGCTATTGAGGCAGAACCTGATGAACCTTGGGATCTATGAGGTTGTCGATCAGGGATTGAAGGACCTCGGGATCGATCTTTCAGACATTGAAGAAATCGAACATGATGCGGGGTTAGGGAATGGGGGACTGGGGCGCCTGGCAGCCTGTTTCCTGGATTCTTTAGCCTCTCTTAATTTACCGGGGCATGGGTATGGGATCCGTTATAAACATGGCCTGTTCGAGCAGAAGATCGTAAATGGTTTCCAGATGGAGCTCCCGGAACAGTGGCTTCGGCATGGACACGTATGGGAAGTCAGAAAATCTGATTTGACGGTTGAGGTTCCATTCTGGGGGAAGGTCGAATCATCTACGGAGAATGGTGTGCTGAAGTTCCGCCATGTGGATGCAGAACTCGTTTCTGCTGTCCCTTATGATATGCCGGTCGTCGGACATGAAACCTCGACGGTCAATACCCTGCGTCTTTGGAGCGCGGAGCCTGCAGCTTACAAAGCCGGAAAAGACCTGATGAAATATAAGCGGGAAACGGAAGCGATCACTGAATTCCTGTACCCGGATGACACGCATGATGAAGGGAAGATCCTTCGACTGAAACAGCAGTATTTCCTGGTCTCAGCAAGCATTCGTTCCATCATAGATTCGTATATTTACAGATACGGAGATTTGAGGGATCTTCACGAATATGTGTCGATTCATATCAATGATACCCACCCGGTACTTGCCATTCCTGAACTCATGAGGGTACTGCTGGATGAATACGAATTTGACTGGGAAGAGGCATGGGACATCACCACGAAGACGTTCGCGTATACCAATCATACGACACTTTCTGAAGCGCTCGAGAAATGGCCTGTCCGTATTTTCCAGCCGCTGCTTCCGAGGATCTTTATGATTGTTAATGAAATCAACGAGCGCTTCTGCCGCGAGTTATGGAAAGAATACCCGGGTGAGTGGAAGCGGATCGAGGACATGGCAATCATTTCACACGGAGAGGTGAAGATGGCTCACTTGGCCATTGTGGGCAGCTTCAGCGTCAACGGTGTGGCGAAGATTCATACAGAAATCCTGAAGCAAAGGGAAATGAACTTATTTTATCAATATTATCCTGATAAATTTAACAGTAAAACAAATGGAATCACGCACAGAAGATGGCTGATGAACAGTAACCCTCCTTTATCGAAGCTGATCACCTCGGCGATAGGGGACGATTGGATCCATCAACCTGTAAAGCTTAAGGATCTTGAGAAGTATAAGAGCGATGCTTCCTTCCTCCAGGACCTTTATAAAGTGAAGCAGATGAATAAGGAGAGGCTTGCGCGCCGAATTCTTGAAAATAACGGAATGAAGGTCGATCCCCATTCCATCTTTGATATTCAGGTCAAAAGGCTGCATGCATATAAGCGGCAGCTGTTGAATGTGCTTCATATCCTGCATCTCTATAACCGCTGTCTGGAGGATCCGCATTTTGATTTCCACCCGCGGACATTCATTTTTGGGGCCAAGGCTTCCCCGGGCTATTTTTATGCAAAGAAAATCATTAAGCTTATTCATTCGGTAGCGGACCTTGTTAACGATCACCCTGTCGTGAAAGGCCGGATAAAGGTCGTCTTCTTGGAAAATTACCGGGTTTCGCTGGCTGAGGAAATCATCCCTGCCGCTGATTTGTCTCAGCAGATTTCAACCGCAAGCAAGGAAGCATCGGGTACGGGTAATATGAAATTCATGATGAATGGTGCGCTTACGTTAGGGACGCTCGATGGTGCAAATATTGAAATCCTCGAGCAGGTCGGGGAAGACAATATCTTCATCTTCGGCTTGACCGCAGAGGAAGTCATGAATTATCAGAAGCAGGGCGGATATTACGCGATGGAATATTTCCATCACGACCCCCGCATCAAGAAAGTGCTGAATCAGCTTGTTGACGACACGCTGCCGGGTGCGGATGACCACTTTGAAACGATTTATGATTCCCTTTTAGGCGAGAACGATCAATTTTTTGTCCTGCGCGATTTCGATTCCTATGTTCGCATTCAGGAAGAAGCAGGAAAAGCTTATGGCAAGAGGGAAGAATGGTCGAGAATGTGCTTGCACAATATCGCGAATTCCGGCTATTTTTCGAGTGATAGGACGATCGAGGAATATTCGAGGGAGATTTGGAAGATCGTTGAGGGTAGTTTGATGAGGTAA
- a CDS encoding TraR/DksA C4-type zinc finger protein, translating into MRRLLTNSQQETLKKELLQQQSQLNEHLHRDLDSLHHTNERDNSGELSLYDNHPADMGTELYEREKDFAIDDHSKIELNKIDQALKAIEDGTYGKCKECGTEIPYERLEVIPTTLYCKDHSPEQSKAGDRPVEEDVLQPPIDNEFRHRTDGNVRDDEDSFQEVARYGTSETPSDFEGEYEDYSELYQGDDSSEGFTEDYESFAATDIDGSTRKTYPSKKHEEYEEMLDENDLESPIGDIPYKDGDGYVSKKKKD; encoded by the coding sequence GTGAGAAGATTGCTTACGAATAGTCAGCAAGAAACACTGAAGAAAGAACTGCTTCAACAACAGTCTCAATTAAATGAGCATCTGCATCGGGATCTTGACAGTCTTCATCATACAAACGAACGCGATAATTCAGGAGAGTTGTCTCTTTACGATAACCACCCTGCCGACATGGGTACAGAGCTTTATGAACGCGAAAAAGATTTCGCGATTGATGATCATTCAAAAATCGAATTAAACAAGATAGATCAGGCACTCAAGGCTATTGAAGATGGGACGTACGGCAAGTGTAAAGAGTGCGGCACGGAGATTCCTTATGAACGCCTTGAAGTGATTCCGACAACGCTCTATTGTAAAGATCACTCGCCTGAGCAGTCCAAAGCAGGAGACCGGCCGGTGGAAGAGGACGTACTGCAGCCGCCGATCGATAATGAATTCAGGCACCGCACGGACGGCAATGTACGGGATGACGAAGACAGCTTCCAAGAGGTTGCCCGCTACGGTACGTCTGAAACGCCATCAGATTTCGAAGGCGAGTACGAAGATTACTCTGAACTGTACCAGGGAGATGACTCCTCTGAAGGATTCACTGAGGATTACGAAAGCTTCGCAGCAACGGATATCGACGGCTCAACCCGCAAGACCTATCCGTCCAAGAAGCATGAAGAGTACGAAGAAATGCTCGATGAAAATGATTTGGAATCCCCGATCGGAGATATTCCATATAAAGATGGGGACGGTTATGTTTCTAAAAAGAAAAAGGACTAA